One Actinomadura viridis genomic region harbors:
- a CDS encoding MerR family transcriptional regulator, which yields MTFYSPAETAEKSGFSIDTLRYYEKIGLLSRIARNGSGRRVFSDDDLAWLGMLRCLRETGMPISEMLRYAELARGGEETHQERMELLKEHDRRVEERIARLCAQQGRIKAKIEYYRESSGLRPGLSAAPR from the coding sequence GTGACCTTCTACTCTCCGGCGGAGACAGCAGAGAAGAGCGGGTTCAGCATCGACACCCTGCGCTACTACGAGAAGATCGGGCTGCTGTCGCGGATCGCCCGCAACGGCTCCGGCCGCCGCGTCTTCAGCGACGACGACCTGGCCTGGCTCGGGATGCTGCGCTGCCTGCGCGAGACCGGCATGCCGATCTCGGAGATGCTGCGCTACGCCGAGCTGGCGCGCGGCGGCGAGGAGACCCACCAGGAGCGGATGGAACTCCTGAAGGAGCACGACCGCCGGGTCGAGGAGCGCATCGCGCGGCTGTGCGCCCAGCAGGGCCGGATCAAGGCGAAGATCGAGTACTACCGGGAGTCCTCCGGCCTCCGCCCCGGCCTCAGCGCCGCACCGCGGTGA
- a CDS encoding urease accessory protein UreD — translation MSRGYTARAAVTAEPGPGPGGRARLTRLRSDGPLALRETADALYLVGAAAGPLGGDDLELAVTVRPGARLAVRSAATSLALPGRGGSRMTVRAEVGAGGHLDFAPEPTVAAAGCHHRAAAFITLDEGATLRWYEELILGRHRERPGRHTSRFDVTVGGVPLLRHELRLDDPAVYGGLAVLDGAGAVGSVLLAGPDLTREPLTGEGLAVLPLAGPGVLITATAPDSAALRRRLSAGEARAAREPATASG, via the coding sequence ATGAGCAGGGGCTACACCGCGCGCGCCGCCGTCACCGCCGAACCCGGGCCCGGTCCCGGCGGCCGGGCCCGCCTCACCCGGCTGCGCTCCGACGGCCCGCTGGCGCTGCGCGAGACCGCCGACGCCCTCTACCTGGTGGGCGCCGCGGCGGGACCGCTCGGCGGCGACGACCTGGAGCTGGCGGTGACGGTCCGGCCGGGCGCCCGGCTCGCCGTCCGCTCCGCCGCCACGTCCCTGGCGCTGCCGGGGCGGGGCGGGTCCCGGATGACCGTCCGGGCCGAGGTCGGCGCCGGCGGGCACCTCGACTTCGCCCCCGAGCCGACCGTGGCGGCGGCCGGATGCCACCACCGCGCCGCCGCCTTCATCACCCTCGACGAGGGCGCGACGCTGCGCTGGTACGAGGAGCTGATCCTGGGGCGGCACCGGGAGCGTCCCGGCCGCCACACCAGCCGCTTCGACGTCACCGTCGGCGGGGTGCCCCTGCTCCGCCACGAGCTGCGCCTGGACGACCCCGCCGTCTACGGCGGCCTGGCCGTCCTGGACGGGGCCGGCGCCGTGGGCAGCGTCCTGCTGGCGGGCCCGGACCTCACCCGCGAACCGCTCACCGGCGAGGGACTGGCCGTGCTGCCCCTCGCCGGCCCCGGCGTCCTCATCACCGCCACCGCCCCGGACTCGGCCGCGCTGCGCCGCCGCCTGTCGGCGGGCGAGGCCCGTGCGGCACGGGAACCGGCCACCGCTTCCGGGTGA
- a CDS encoding DEAD/DEAH box helicase family protein, which yields MNDDRARWPGELRPYQAEALGRLDRAWAEGRSRAWVVLPPGTGKTLVGLEAARRLGRRTVVLVPNTAIQHQWVAHWRRCGGTAGTDRALRHPVTVLTYQSVAVFDPDAETDEEGRRTGRRGSLMRLLHDNGRALVAALHDAGPLTLVLDECHHLLDVWGRLLAEILDGLPDARVLGLTATPPESLTPGEAELVDALFGTPIPGASIPAMVRQGYLAPFAELAWLTTPTAVETAYVEGEAERFAELTAGLLEPGFTTTGLLEWLDARMIDRTAGEGGAVPWSRVEAAEPRIAAAALRFHHAGLLALPPGARPREEHRRAPTAEDWVALLNDYVVHCLLPSPDPKDAAALEAVRRALPAVGHQLTRRGIRASRSPVDRVLARSAAKTHAATEIAAAEAASLGARLRCLVLCDHERAGATLPARLRDVLDAEAGSAWLMLTGLAADPRTRALSPMLVTGRTVAADEETARAFVLKHHGRGLAVEPAGGGVALITGPWTSAAWVPLITAFFEAGRCQVLVGTRGLLGEGWDARGVNALIDLTTATTPTAVVQTRGRALRLDPSWPGKTANTWTVVCVTDRHPKGTADWDRFVRKHAGYLAAAPDGEIVAGVAHVDASFSPYAPPAAASFDRLNREMLARAEDRAATRAGWRLGTSFRDELVHTLRIRPARTTAVALAAPAAGLVPPGSVPSEGLATGRPPLPPLYVPRRAGVLAGTLLSSLFTTAAGVVTAAALGAMECLVLVATALALTAAVAVTLEVRGRRRAAASRRARERAVEEAATRLDALPEEPAVTGFAYAVADALKGTGLSRRGAEGVTVRPEPDGTYRFSLTDVDAATSRRFAVALDEVLGPMATPRYVVPRYVVRPRTGRERRERALLWCGGSARADGVVYHSVPSVFGQNLTRTNAFVNAWNTWVSAGTAVRASTPEGEGILATHRGEDPFEATTVLRVAWD from the coding sequence ATGAACGACGACAGGGCACGGTGGCCGGGCGAGCTGCGCCCGTACCAGGCGGAGGCCCTCGGCAGGCTCGACCGCGCCTGGGCGGAGGGCCGTTCCCGGGCCTGGGTGGTGCTCCCGCCCGGAACGGGCAAGACCCTCGTCGGGCTGGAGGCCGCCCGCAGGCTCGGGCGCCGCACGGTGGTCCTGGTGCCGAACACCGCGATCCAGCACCAGTGGGTCGCGCACTGGCGCCGGTGCGGCGGCACGGCGGGCACCGACCGCGCGCTCCGGCATCCGGTGACGGTCCTCACCTACCAGTCCGTGGCCGTCTTCGACCCCGACGCCGAGACCGACGAGGAGGGCCGCCGGACCGGCCGCCGTGGCTCGCTGATGCGGCTCCTGCACGACAACGGGCGGGCGCTGGTCGCGGCGCTGCACGACGCCGGGCCGCTCACCCTCGTGCTGGACGAGTGCCACCACCTCCTGGACGTGTGGGGGCGCCTGCTCGCCGAGATCCTGGACGGGCTGCCCGACGCGCGGGTCCTCGGGCTCACCGCCACCCCGCCCGAGTCGCTGACGCCCGGCGAGGCCGAGCTGGTGGACGCGCTGTTCGGCACGCCCATCCCGGGCGCCTCCATCCCGGCGATGGTGCGGCAGGGGTACCTCGCGCCGTTCGCCGAGCTGGCCTGGCTCACCACCCCGACCGCCGTGGAGACCGCCTACGTCGAAGGGGAGGCCGAACGCTTCGCCGAGCTGACCGCCGGGCTGCTCGAACCCGGCTTCACCACCACGGGCCTGCTGGAGTGGCTGGACGCCCGCATGATCGACCGGACCGCCGGGGAGGGCGGCGCCGTCCCCTGGTCACGGGTCGAGGCGGCCGAGCCGCGGATCGCCGCCGCGGCGCTGCGGTTCCACCACGCCGGGCTGCTCGCGCTCCCGCCGGGCGCCCGCCCGCGCGAGGAGCACCGGCGCGCGCCGACCGCCGAGGACTGGGTGGCGCTGCTGAACGACTACGTCGTGCACTGCCTGCTGCCCAGCCCCGACCCCAAGGACGCCGCGGCGCTGGAGGCCGTCCGGCGCGCCCTGCCCGCCGTCGGCCACCAGCTGACCAGGCGGGGCATCCGGGCGTCCCGTTCGCCCGTCGACCGGGTGCTGGCCCGCAGCGCCGCCAAGACGCACGCCGCGACGGAGATCGCCGCGGCGGAGGCGGCCTCGCTGGGCGCCCGGCTGCGCTGCCTCGTGCTCTGCGACCACGAACGCGCCGGCGCCACCCTCCCGGCGCGGCTGCGCGACGTGCTCGACGCCGAGGCCGGGTCGGCCTGGCTCATGCTGACCGGCCTGGCCGCCGATCCCCGCACGCGGGCGCTGTCCCCCATGCTCGTCACCGGCCGCACGGTCGCCGCCGACGAGGAGACCGCACGCGCCTTCGTCCTGAAGCACCACGGCCGGGGTCTGGCGGTGGAGCCCGCGGGCGGCGGCGTCGCACTGATCACCGGCCCCTGGACCTCCGCGGCGTGGGTGCCCCTGATCACCGCGTTCTTCGAGGCGGGCCGCTGCCAGGTGCTGGTCGGGACCCGCGGGCTGCTCGGCGAGGGCTGGGACGCGCGGGGCGTCAACGCCCTCATCGACCTGACCACCGCGACCACCCCCACGGCCGTCGTGCAGACCCGGGGCAGGGCCCTGCGCCTCGATCCGTCCTGGCCCGGCAAGACCGCCAACACCTGGACGGTGGTGTGCGTGACCGACCGCCACCCCAAGGGGACGGCCGACTGGGACCGGTTCGTCCGCAAGCACGCGGGCTACCTCGCCGCCGCACCGGACGGTGAGATCGTCGCGGGGGTGGCCCATGTCGACGCGTCGTTCTCGCCGTACGCCCCGCCCGCCGCGGCCTCGTTCGACCGGCTCAACCGCGAGATGCTGGCCCGTGCCGAGGACCGGGCCGCCACCCGCGCCGGCTGGCGCCTGGGCACGTCCTTCCGGGACGAGCTCGTCCACACCCTGCGGATCCGCCCGGCCCGCACGACCGCGGTCGCGCTCGCCGCGCCCGCGGCCGGCCTCGTCCCGCCCGGCTCCGTTCCGTCGGAGGGCCTCGCCACGGGCCGCCCGCCGCTGCCCCCTCTGTACGTACCCCGCCGTGCGGGGGTCCTGGCCGGCACGCTGCTCTCCTCGCTGTTCACCACGGCCGCCGGCGTGGTCACCGCCGCCGCCTTGGGGGCGATGGAGTGCCTGGTCCTGGTGGCGACCGCGCTGGCGCTGACCGCGGCCGTGGCGGTCACGCTGGAGGTCCGGGGCCGGCGCAGGGCCGCCGCGTCCCGGAGAGCGCGGGAACGGGCGGTCGAGGAGGCCGCGACGCGCCTGGACGCGTTGCCGGAGGAACCCGCCGTCACCGGCTTCGCGTACGCCGTCGCCGACGCCCTCAAGGGAACGGGGCTGTCCCGCCGCGGCGCGGAGGGCGTCACCGTCCGTCCCGAGCCCGACGGCACGTACCGCTTCTCCCTGACGGACGTGGACGCGGCCACGTCCCGGCGGTTCGCGGTGGCCCTGGACGAGGTGCTCGGCCCCATGGCCACCCCGCGTTACGTGGTGCCGCGCTACGTCGTCCGCCCCCGCACCGGCCGGGAAAGGCGCGAACGCGCCTTGCTCTGGTGCGGCGGATCGGCGCGGGCGGACGGGGTGGTCTACCACTCGGTCCCGTCGGTCTTCGGCCAGAACCTCACCCGCACGAACGCCTTCGTGAACGCCTGGAACACCTGGGTCTCCGCCGGCACCGCCGTCCGCGCCTCCACTCCCGAAGGGGAGGGCATCCTGGCCACCCACCGGGGCGAGGACCCGTTCGAGGCGACCACCGTCCTGCGGGTCGCCTGGGACTGA
- a CDS encoding urease accessory protein UreF, which yields MPNDHGGSGAAVPVSLPARLLLLADSRLPAGGHVHSGGLEPAVLAGAVADVAGLAGFLRGRLATSGLAGAALAAAACAHASAEAPWAWARLDLEADARTPSPAQRRASRAQGRSLLRAARRTWPHPALDALAALREPHHPLVQGAAAAAAGGAPRDAAAISAYGAVTGPASAGVRLLGLDPLAVHRVLADLSAEIDAVAAEASRETGDWAALPATSAPALDLYAELHQGAEPRLFES from the coding sequence GTGCCGAATGATCACGGCGGATCCGGCGCGGCGGTGCCCGTGAGCCTGCCCGCCCGCCTGCTGCTCCTGGCCGACTCGCGGCTCCCGGCCGGCGGGCACGTCCACTCGGGCGGCCTGGAGCCGGCGGTGCTGGCGGGTGCGGTCGCCGACGTCGCCGGGCTCGCCGGGTTCCTGCGCGGCCGGCTCGCCACCTCCGGTCTGGCCGGCGCGGCCCTGGCCGCCGCCGCGTGCGCGCACGCCTCCGCGGAGGCGCCCTGGGCGTGGGCCCGGCTGGACCTGGAGGCGGACGCCCGTACCCCCTCCCCCGCGCAGCGGAGGGCGTCACGCGCCCAGGGCAGGTCGCTCCTGAGGGCCGCCCGGAGGACATGGCCGCACCCGGCCCTGGACGCCCTCGCCGCCCTCCGGGAGCCGCACCACCCGCTCGTGCAGGGGGCCGCCGCGGCGGCGGCGGGCGGCGCTCCCCGCGACGCGGCGGCCATCAGCGCGTACGGGGCGGTGACGGGGCCGGCGTCGGCCGGCGTGCGGCTGCTCGGCCTCGATCCCCTCGCCGTGCACCGCGTGCTCGCCGACCTCTCCGCCGAGATCGACGCGGTGGCGGCGGAGGCGTCCCGGGAGACCGGCGACTGGGCGGCGCTGCCCGCCACGTCCGCCCCCGCCCTCGACCTGTACGCCGAGCTGCACCAGGGCGCGGAGCCGCGCCTCTTCGAGTCCTGA
- a CDS encoding ABC transporter ATP-binding protein — translation MTDVVLNGVGKVYPGDHRAVDDVHLHIRDGELFVLLGPSGCGKSTILRMIAGLEEVTSGELWLNGGVANGLSPRERNVAMVFQEGALYPHLTVGGNMMFPLEVAGGDRAESRERVAELSRALGIHSMIDRRPGTLSGGQRQRAAIGRALIREPSLFLMDEPLSSLDAGLRTELRLEITGLVRSTGTTTVYVTHDQVEAMTMADRIAVLRDGVLEDVGTPEQIYQDPATVFVAAFLSSPPINLLQATAWAVQDRGVVLDFGSARLTVPWDDARSSALISHHGAPVLVGIRPDALVPVTGGAEERTITGRVRVLEFHGQDWLAYAEAGIPTVDAGSVGTRPRARPARPASGGLAGRLREMIGRPAGGQEPPREEHAGHHRRSDLVFRAGARRPERGQEVRLEVDLERMMIFGMDGRRITAVRR, via the coding sequence ATGACGGATGTCGTGCTCAATGGTGTCGGCAAGGTGTATCCCGGCGACCACCGCGCCGTGGACGACGTGCACCTGCACATCAGGGACGGGGAGCTCTTCGTGCTCCTCGGCCCGTCGGGCTGCGGCAAGTCGACGATCCTGCGGATGATCGCGGGCCTGGAGGAGGTGACCTCCGGCGAGCTGTGGCTGAACGGCGGCGTGGCCAACGGCCTGTCCCCGCGCGAGCGCAATGTCGCGATGGTGTTCCAGGAGGGCGCCCTGTACCCGCACCTGACGGTCGGCGGAAACATGATGTTCCCGCTGGAGGTGGCGGGCGGCGACCGGGCCGAGTCCCGCGAGCGGGTGGCCGAGCTGTCCCGGGCGCTGGGCATCCACTCCATGATCGACCGGAGGCCGGGGACGCTGTCGGGCGGGCAGCGGCAGCGGGCCGCGATCGGCCGGGCGCTGATCCGCGAGCCGTCGCTGTTCCTGATGGACGAGCCGCTGTCGAGCCTGGACGCCGGGCTGCGCACCGAGTTGCGGCTGGAGATCACGGGCCTGGTCCGCTCGACCGGCACCACCACCGTGTACGTCACGCACGACCAGGTCGAGGCGATGACCATGGCGGACCGGATCGCGGTGCTGCGGGACGGGGTGCTGGAGGACGTCGGCACGCCCGAGCAGATCTACCAGGACCCGGCCACCGTGTTCGTGGCGGCGTTCCTCAGCTCGCCGCCGATCAACCTGCTGCAGGCCACCGCCTGGGCCGTGCAGGACCGGGGCGTGGTGCTCGACTTCGGGAGCGCGCGGCTGACCGTGCCGTGGGACGACGCGCGCTCGTCCGCGCTGATCAGCCACCACGGGGCCCCGGTGCTCGTCGGGATCCGCCCGGACGCGCTGGTGCCGGTGACCGGCGGCGCGGAGGAGAGGACGATCACCGGGCGCGTGCGCGTCCTGGAGTTCCACGGGCAGGACTGGCTGGCGTACGCGGAGGCGGGCATCCCGACCGTGGACGCCGGCTCCGTCGGCACGCGCCCGCGGGCGCGTCCGGCGCGCCCGGCCTCCGGCGGGCTGGCCGGGCGCCTGCGGGAGATGATCGGGCGGCCCGCGGGCGGCCAGGAGCCGCCGCGGGAGGAGCACGCCGGCCACCACCGCCGGTCGGACCTGGTGTTCCGTGCCGGGGCACGCAGGCCCGAGCGGGGTCAGGAGGTACGGCTGGAGGTCGACCTGGAGCGGATGATGATCTTCGGGATGGACGGCCGCCGGATCACCGCGGTGCGGCGCTGA
- the ureG gene encoding urease accessory protein UreG, protein MGAHHEHDPHEAAPAHGRALRLGIGGPVGSGKTALTAALCRVLRDELELAVVTNDIYTTEDADFLRREAVLADDRITAVRTGACPHTAIRDDISANLDAVEELEERHGGALDLVIVESGGDNLTALFSKGLADRQIFVLDVAGGDDVPRKGGLGVAAADLLVVNKTDLAAMVGSDLDLMARDAARVRDGRPVAFTSLREHPGAPEVAGWVRGVVRAARAHGRAHANAS, encoded by the coding sequence GTGGGTGCCCATCACGAGCACGACCCGCACGAGGCCGCCCCGGCGCACGGCCGCGCCCTGCGGCTGGGCATCGGCGGCCCGGTCGGGAGCGGCAAGACCGCGCTGACCGCCGCGCTGTGCCGCGTGCTGCGCGACGAGCTGGAACTCGCCGTGGTGACCAACGACATCTACACCACCGAGGACGCCGACTTCCTGCGCCGCGAGGCCGTCCTGGCCGACGACCGGATCACCGCCGTGCGGACCGGGGCGTGCCCGCACACCGCCATCCGCGACGACATCTCCGCCAACCTGGACGCGGTGGAGGAGCTGGAGGAACGGCACGGCGGCGCCCTCGACCTGGTCATCGTGGAGAGCGGCGGCGACAACCTGACCGCGCTGTTCAGCAAGGGGCTGGCGGACCGGCAGATCTTCGTGCTGGACGTGGCGGGCGGCGACGACGTCCCGCGCAAGGGCGGGCTGGGCGTCGCCGCGGCCGACCTGCTGGTGGTGAACAAGACCGACCTGGCGGCGATGGTCGGCAGCGACCTGGACCTGATGGCCCGCGACGCCGCCCGCGTCCGCGACGGCAGGCCGGTGGCCTTCACCTCCCTGCGCGAGCACCCGGGGGCGCCGGAGGTCGCGGGCTGGGTCCGCGGCGTCGTCCGCGCGGCGCGCGCGCACGGACGCGCGCACGCGAACGCCTCATGA